One stretch of Pseudomonas azotoformans DNA includes these proteins:
- a CDS encoding ABC transporter permease subunit, with protein sequence MAELNIATTGKAQRARELMRTVGMLPVLILLLVGFALASENFLTVQNLSIITQQASVNVVLAAGMTFVILTAGIDLSVGAILAASAVVALQASMSPQFGMFGIAAGIGFGLLLGLVNGGLIAFMRLPPFIVTLGALTAMRGLARLLADDKTVFNPDLPFAFIGNDSILGVPWLVVIAVAVVALSWFILRRTVMGVQIYSVGGNPEAARLSGIKVWKVLLFVYAMSGALAGLGAVMSASRLFAANGLQLGQSYELDAIAAVILGGTSFTGGVGTIGGTLIGALIIAVLTNGLVLLGVSDIWQYIIKGIVIIGAVALDRYRQSGART encoded by the coding sequence ATGGCTGAATTGAATATCGCAACAACCGGTAAGGCACAGCGCGCGCGCGAGCTGATGCGCACGGTCGGCATGTTGCCGGTGCTGATCCTGCTGCTGGTGGGCTTTGCCCTGGCCAGCGAGAACTTCCTGACGGTACAGAACCTGTCGATCATCACCCAGCAGGCGTCGGTGAACGTGGTGCTGGCGGCGGGCATGACCTTTGTGATCCTCACGGCGGGCATCGACCTGTCGGTGGGCGCGATCCTCGCGGCGTCGGCGGTGGTCGCGTTGCAAGCGTCGATGTCGCCGCAGTTCGGCATGTTCGGGATTGCCGCCGGTATCGGCTTTGGCCTGTTGCTGGGCCTGGTCAACGGCGGGCTGATCGCCTTTATGCGCCTGCCGCCGTTTATCGTCACCCTCGGTGCACTCACAGCCATGCGCGGTCTGGCGCGCCTGTTGGCGGACGACAAGACCGTGTTCAACCCGGACCTGCCGTTTGCCTTTATCGGCAACGACTCGATCCTCGGTGTGCCCTGGCTGGTGGTGATCGCCGTGGCAGTGGTGGCGTTGTCGTGGTTCATCCTGCGCCGCACCGTGATGGGCGTGCAGATCTACTCGGTGGGTGGCAACCCGGAAGCTGCGCGGTTGTCGGGGATCAAGGTGTGGAAGGTGCTGCTGTTCGTCTACGCCATGTCCGGCGCGTTGGCCGGGCTGGGCGCGGTGATGAGCGCGTCGCGCCTGTTCGCCGCCAATGGCCTGCAACTGGGGCAATCCTACGAGCTGGATGCGATTGCCGCGGTGATCCTCGGCGGCACCAGCTTTACCGGTGGTGTCGGCACCATCGGCGGCACGCTGATCGGCGCGCTGATCATTGCGGTCCTCACCAACGGCCTGGTGCTGCTGGGCGTCTCGGACATCTGGCAGTACATCATCAAGGGCATCGTGATC